From the Gossypium hirsutum isolate 1008001.06 chromosome A02, Gossypium_hirsutum_v2.1, whole genome shotgun sequence genome, the window aataaagaacaccagaattttaacgaggttcagcaaattttgcctacgtcctcgggcactaccaaatatatttcactccaaaaattacaaatgaaatttacaaatagagagagagaataatgccttaaatagagaatggcaattatgggatgaagaaagtaagcaatggttaggcctatttatagttgaggttcaaggatcaacttgcaatgtccctatacaattagggaccaaaattgcaattatcccatgccaacttttaacccaacttgccaaccaatattactttctactttcggtgcccaccccatttgacttttcaaacaatggtggGTTCCAATACATAAGGAAGTGTTTATCTCACTAGAGTCCTTAAGTAGGACTTGGTGAAGTAAGAAATATATTAATCATCTAGTTCAGAAAGTTGATCACTGAAAACTGATAGGTGCTAATTTTTAAGAGCTCTAGCTTTATGTCTTCGCTTGAAAATGTCCTGCCTACACCGCTTCGTCTCGCTCTTTAATTCAATGAAAGGTTCCTTCTCTATACTTTCTTTCTCTGTCTCCAACATCATTCGCCTCTTTGCTACAGCATAGGCTGCAGCCTCGTCTTGCTGCCGCTGCTCTGCCTCTTCCTGCATAATTTGTGTCTTCAGTCGTTTTCTTTCAAAGAAAATTGCAGCCAAATAAAAATGAGAGCTGAATTCAACCATCAGGATGGTATACGATAGTACCAAACGCCCTTCCCTcggtaaatatatatttttgaggcAAAATGACAGCAAAAGGGAAAGAGAAAGGAGATCACGAATTAGACCATCAAGGGACTTGATCTTCCTGTGAGGCCAGCGAGGAATACCAAATTCTCTGCATTTCCTTTTTAGGACAATGAGACCAACGTTCAAATTTCTAGAAGCTTCCACTATAGGAAGATCGAAGTATTTTGCAAGATCTTCAAGAGCAATTCTGGCTACATCCTTAGAATcagctcttttttctttttcactgcAACACCTGCAGTTTTCCCTCAATTTTGAAGACATTATGCTTCATAAATAGCAGACAAATTCAGATCTTAGAAAAGAATGCACACAAAAGGAGCTAATCTGCTAGAAAAATgcagaacaaatatatcagccATTATTCATCAATGTGAATAGCTGCTAGTCTTCAACTAATGAATCTGAGAATGACAAGTCATGGGGAAATAAAGGCATATGGAATACCTTTTCACATTTTTTAGGGACATATAAATGAAAAACCTGTTTTCCACACA encodes:
- the LOC107939576 gene encoding protein RKD5 isoform X1, coding for MSSKLRENCRCCSEKEKRADSKDVARIALEDLAKYFDLPIVEASRNLNVGLIVLKRKCREFGIPRWPHRKIKSLDGLIRDLLSLSLLLSFCLKNIYLPREGRLVLSYTILMVEFSSHFYLAAIFFERKRLKTQIMQEEAEQRQQDEAAAYAVAKRRMMLETEKESIEKEPFIELKSETKRCRQDIFKRRHKARALKN